From a region of the Lactuca sativa cultivar Salinas chromosome 4, Lsat_Salinas_v11, whole genome shotgun sequence genome:
- the LOC111902447 gene encoding U-box domain-containing protein 44: protein MALEAMAATECISHTVELVMEVVSEVNNVFVEKECFSELASYLNRLVPLLKELNKKDISNSEKVFVEILNQQVRVAKQLTTECSKKNKVYLLISCRSITKRIQDITREISKALNLIPFSQLEISSNMMQELGQLCESMQSAEFKTAIADEMILEKIESGIQERNVDRSYANNLLVSIAQILGISTERSTLKKEFEDFKNEIENAQLRKDQAEAIQMDQIIALLERADATCSDEEKARKYLTKRSSLGNQPLEPLQSFYCPITREVMVDPVETSSGHTFERSAIEKWLSDGSTSCPLTMIPLDNLTLRPNRTLKQSIEEWKDRNTMITIASIKSKLVKPLSENKEEEVISCLEQIQNLCEEREIHREWIVLENYIPTLVELLSGKNREIRTRTLVLLSILSKDSDDAKDRISRVNGVIECIVRSLGRRIAEGKLAVELLLELSRNEGLRNRIGNVQGCILLLVTMSNSEDTQAAINAHKLLDSLSSSDQNVIQMAKANYFTHLLHRLSSGSEEVKMSMVTTLAEMEFTDHSKSSLFEKGALGPLLDLVSHGNPRMKETAAKALCNLSTLQRNSTQMITQGSVTPLVNLLYNHTSSHSLQDEVASIIMHLATSTMSQNSENTPVSLFQSDEDIDSLFAFIPCTRPLVQERLLHAIYAMCHSRLASTVKSKLRQNSDNEQALVVLCDNENPKVRANAVKLFCCLTEDGEDKEITDRMGQQLIETLIKIIKSSNDIEEIASGLGIISNLTESTQLTESLVKAEGLPVISSRLQTQNGPHKKHLTENAVGSLCHFTNPTNKESQKKVAESGLIPLLVQFLDVGTGVTKRKASISLAHLSKNSMELTRPIPKAGLFRCFSPQLESRCPVHQGMCEVEVNFCLVEANAVAPLVTLLGDSDSDVCEASLDALLTLIEAERLTDGCKVLGDANAIPQIIKLLNSNNSNLQEKVLNELERVFRLVDFKQKYGNLAHMPLVDLTQRGNSRTKSLAARILGQLNVLHDQSSYF, encoded by the exons ATGGCATTGGAGGCAATGGCAGCTACAGAGTGCATCTCTCATACTGTAGAATTAGTCATGGAAGTAGTCTCTGAAGTCAACAATGTCTTTGTTGAGAAGGAATGCTTTTCAGAACTTGCTTCATATTTGAATAGACTTGTTCCTCTCCTAAAAGAATTAAACAAAAAAGACATCAGCAATTCCGAGAAGGTTTTTGTTGAGATCCTGAATCAACAAGTCAGAGTTGCCAAACAACTCACAACCGAATGCAGCAAAAAGAACAAAGTCTACCTCTTAATAAGTTGCAGATCAATTACAAAACGCATACAAGACATTACAAGGGAAATCAGCAAGGCATTAAATCTAATCCCTTTTTCACAGCTGGAAATTTCATCAAACATGATGCAAGAACTTGGTCAACTCTGTGAAAGCATGCAGTCTGCAGAGTTCAAAACAGCCATAGCAGATGAAATGATTCTTGAAAAAATCGAGTCAGGAATCCAAGAAAGAAACGTGGATCGTTCATATGCCAACAATCTACTTGTTTCAATCGCACAGATTTTAGGGATTTCAACAGAAAGATCAACATTAAAGAAGGAATTTGAAGATTTCAAGAATGAGATAGAAAACGCACAACTGAGAAAAGATCAAGCTGAAGCCATTCAAATGGATCAGATAATTGCATTGTTGGAAAGAGCAGATGCCACATGTTCTGATGAAGAAAAAGCAAGAAAGTATTTGACTAAACGTTCTTCTTTGGGTAATCAACCTTTAGAGCCTCTCCAATCATTTTATTGTCCAATTACAAGAGAAGTTATGGTGGACCCCGTGGAAACTTCTTCAGGCCACACATTTGAAAGATCAGCCATTGAAAAATGGCTTTCTGATGGAAGTACTTCATGTCCTCTTACAATGATCCCTTTGGATAATCTTACATTACGCCCTAATAGAACTCTTAAACAATCAATTGAGGAATGGAAAGATAGAAACACCATGATCACAATTGCTTCGATCAAATCAAAACTTGTAAAACCTTTATcagaaaacaaagaagaagaagTGATATCTTGTCTTGAACAGATTCAAAACTTATGTGAAGAACGAGAAATTCACCGGGAATGGATAGTGCTGGAGAATTACATTCCTACCCTTGTGGAGCTTCTTAGTGGTAAAAACCGAGAGATTCGAACTCGTACCCTTGTCTTGCTTTCCATTTTGTCAAAGGATAGTGATGATGCaaag GATAGGATTTCAAGGGTGAATGGTGTGATTGAATGTATAGTTCGTTCACTTGGGCGTAGAATTGCTGAAGGAAAGTTAGCAGTTGAATTGCTTTTGGAATTATCAAGAAATGAAGGTTTAAGAAATCGAATTGGAAATGTTCAGGGATGCATTCTACTTTTGGTCACCATGTCCAACAGTGAAGACACTCAAGCTGCCATTAATGCACACAAGCTTTTGGATTCTCTTTCTTCCTCTGATCAAAATGTCATCCAAATGGCAAAAGCTAATTATTTTACACATCTCCTTCATCGACTATCTTCAG GTTCTGAAGAAGTGAAGATGAGCATGGTGACAACATTAGCAGAAATGGAATTCACAGATCACAGCAAGTCGTCTTTATTTGAAAAAGGTGCACTGGGCCCACTTCTTGACTTAGTCTCACATGGAAACCCTAGAATGAAAGAAACAGCAGCTAAAGCACTTTGTAACCTCTCAACCTTACAAAGAAACAGCACCCAAATGATCACACAAGGTTCTGTAACTCCATTGGTCAATCTTCTCTACAATCACACATCATCCCATTCTTTACAAGATGAAGTAGCATCAATCATCATGCATCTTGCCACATCAACCATGTCACAGAATTCCGAAAATACCCCTGTTTCTTTATTCCAATCTGATGAAGATATCGATAGCCTTTTTGCTTTTATTCCATGTACTCGCCCTTTGGTGCAAGAACGTTTACTTCATGCTATTTACGCCATGTGCCACTCTCGTTTAGCTTCTACTGTTAAATCAAAGTTGAGACAG aaTTCAGACAACGAACAAGCGTTGGTGGTTTTATGTGACAATGAAAACCCGAAAGTGAGAGCAAATGCTGTGAAGTTGTTTTGTTGTTTAACAGAAGATGGTGAAGACAAAGAGATAACAGACAGAATGGGACAACAATTAATTGAGActttaatcaaaataatcaagTCTTCAAATGATATAGAAGAGATTGCTTCTGGTCTAGGCATCATTTCAAATCTCACCGAGtcaactcaactcaccgagtcactagTCAAAGCCGAAGGACTCCCGGTGATATCCTCCCGTCTCCAAACCCAAAACGGGCCCCACAAAAAACATCTAACAGAAAACGCGGTTGGTTCCCTTTGTCATTTCACAAACCCAACAAACAAGGAATCACAAAAGAAAGTAGCGGAATCCGGTCTGATTCCGTTGCTTGTACAGTTTCTCGATGTCGGAACCGGAGTCACGAAACGAAAGGCGTCGATTTCCCTCGCGCACCTTTCGAAAAATTCGATGGAGTTGACCCGGCCGATTCCGAAGGCGGGTCTATTCCGGTGCTTCTCGCCGCAATTGGAATCCAGGTGTCCGGTGCATCAAGGAATGTGCGAAGTGGAGGTGAATTTTTGTTTAGTGGAAGCGAATGCGGTGGCGCCGCTGGTGACGCTTTTGGGGGATTCCGATTCCGATGTATGTGAAGCGTCTTTGGATGCGTTGTTGACTTTAATTGAAGCTGAAAGGTTAACGGATGGGTGTAAAGTACTGGGTGATGCTAATGCGATACCTCAAATTATCAAATTGCTAAATAGCAATAATTCGAATTTGCAAGAAAAGGTGTTGAATGAGTTAGAGAGGGTTTTTAGGTTGGTGGATTTTAAGCAAAAATATGGGAATTTGGCGCATATGCCGTTGGTTGATTTGACTCAGAGGGGGAATTCTAGGACTAAATCTTTGGCTGCGAGGATACTTGGTCAGTTAAATGTGCTTCATGATCAGTCGTCTTATTTTTAG